The genome window AACTTTCTTTTTAAGGATTAGttgaagtttgtttatgtttgatataGATAGTTcgttttcttacaatacttagggggaaactgttaggaaactttatttgtaagtattgaagaaaatcagattcagcttgatctatgaagaagataaaagtcctgaagatcaaaacaacatgaagaagatcagataggacaactgaaaaagaacaatatctacttcaaagaatcataAGTTGATCAAGAACTGAAGAAGATTATCAGAGAAGGcttttctgatggatctgatgatatttctgatgaaatatcatcagtttctggcAATTTTGATcgtcagattttctgatgatttgttcaccagaatttctgatgaagtggttatcagaaattctgataaaaccccacttgtctaaaaatcaatTCTATCCTGCTACAATAACCGAAGcaacttgacattattggatatcatgatgaCAAAGGCAACTTGATtattggattcaatgaatatgtcaagaagctactttttgcaggacatatacatgaataaacaaatgtttattcatgtatCCAAGTCGTCTATATATAGAAGACTCATCAAGCGGAGGACATTGAGTTAAGCTTAGCACTCAATACATACTACAAACTCCGTTGTCCTTTCACCTCAGAATTCACAAGTATTTATTTGtaatagataataatcttacaatcaccttgtaaaccatcttgtttcaaagtgatataaacttgaaaattctgtaggtcttgtttcttgaaagtctgatttctatTTCCGCACACTATTTTCACATttgttgaaatcacttgccatattacgtgaaaagaagttttTAAGTCCAAACAGGGTCCAACAAACCTTAACAGCGAAGTCCAAAACATCTTTATCATTCTCAAAGTAATGAAGCCCCCCATCATCAGCATCCAACCCATACATATACATGTCCCTAGAACTGTAAAAACCTGATTCCATTGCATACTCTACTAGTTCAAAGTATGAAATGTGGTCTACATCTATTCTAACAAGCCTTGATTCACCTCCAATAGACTGTGGTTGACCAAATCCTACTTCCTTGTAACCACCATACGAAAGCATAACACCTATTTTTTCCACCATCTCAAAACAATGCCTAATTTCAAAAATTCTGTTAAGTCGTACCTTAAATGCGAGAGATTAAGGCTTCATTCTTGTAGCTTCAATACTTATGTGTTCATCGCTTAGGTTAACATCATCCTTATGAGCTATGAAGGGTTTTTATGCTGGGATATAGTGACACGTCATTCGCTACATAATCTTGTCCATCTCATCAAGTCGGTGCCACGTAGGGTAAGAAACAAACCCAGTTAGTAAAGATTTAACTGAGTGGTGCCAGCACAAACTAAAAGTCAAGTTGGGGGTGCCGGGTGTCAAAGTGTTTGTTGGGGGTAGCAACGGCCAAAGACCGATAATTAGGGGGTGATAAAATACAATAACCCTATTTCTTCTGAAATACAACTGGAACTTTTTACTTTCTTGTTTATACACAACAATTTTATTGGCAAGCCAACGCAaaataaagaaaatgtttaaaTTCCCGACCACCTATGGTTAGTTAAGTTATATCCTAAAGAAAAGAACAAAACTAGGGGGTTAGATTGCTGGAACGCATTGAATTATATATCCTAACATTTTCAAAGGACATGTACAAtaacttttttctttttttttttttttttgctttttgactttttctttttttgtctatattttttctttaaacttttaCCCCTTTAAATTTCAGTGTTAACAATTTCAACCTCTTAACTTTCTAAAAATTTTGTAATCAAGCtttacgtgtttattttatgtatatgTTTCTATAAATTTAAATTAATTTACGTAACGTAAATTTTTCCCGTTAATaagttgggtcaaatataatatattccTTATGCTTATTATTATGTACATTTTCTGTTGGTTTATGTTTGGATTTAATTTTTTCTATAAATGAGCCAGgtaaaatataatacgttttcatgcttatttttatgtacatgttCAAATGGTCTACGTTTTGAGgtaaattttgttcggaaacACGTCGAGTAAAATATAATGCGTTTTCATTAAACGCTATAAATTCGAGTCACTTTACGTTTCGACACTGCCACAACACGCCGTAACTATtttcttacgtgcttatttttatgcacGCGTCGGTATAAGTTTAAGTTGGAATACGATTCGACGTAAATTTTTTTAGGAAATATGTGTCAAATATAATtcgttttcatgcttatttttatgtatgttttcagttggtctacgcTTTAACGCAAATTACAATTAACAAGTTATGTGAATAGTGTTTTTATCCTATTAACTTTTTTGTTTCtttcttgaattttttttttctggactttattatttttattttttaattttctttatgtttagtgttttattatttttattttttagttttctttacatttaatgttttagttttaggtttcTTTTCATTAAAgccagtgttgtaaaaatcggtATTAATCGGCGCCTAGTCGGCCGTTGGCTGATTAATTTTGAGCTAGTCGGACGATTAGTCGGTAGTCGGTCCAAGTCGGTCCTAGTCGGTGCAAGGCGGCCCAAATCGGCCCAAGTCGGTCAAATCGTTTCTAGTCGGCCCACTCTTTTTTTAGTTTAAATCTGGcccaaaaaaatgtttttaaccattaaatacATGGCCAAGTTGTTTAGTTCCAATCTAGCCCAAAAAAACATGTTTCTAACCCATTAAAACATATTCCATGAGGTTATGATTGATATgttaatgtttgaatgtttaaatacttaaatttctatgtattaaactttattttttgaattttaaactatttttaagtattatattgatattaatgtgtgtattgaatgtttaaatacttgatttgctatgttttaaacttagttgtttgaattttaaactatttttaagtattatatttatattaacgtacgtgtgtatatataaatttaaaaattatatataaaaattctgatccgattaatcccgattaatcctgattaatcccgattaatccctagtcAGTActccaccgcccgactagcgcctgtCGATCTCTACAACACTGATTAAAGCTATATTTAAGATAACATTTATGTTTCCATTTACAATTAATTTAAAATCAATTCGTCCGGCTGtccaatttaaatttattttttatggttttcggtCGATTTAAAACATGTGTCGATATTTTTTTGGGCATATTTCTTTCGACCGAGACCCCGCAGCGTAGCGCGGGTATTCCTACTAGTTGGAATATAAATTCCAACTGATTTGTTTGATTGGCAAAGGAATTTGAATCTATCACCCTGGTCTCCATCCCTTGTGGGCCGAGGATGTTCTTAGAGCTGAGGTCGGTTCGGTTCAGCGGTGCGGGTTGGGGAGGTGGGTTTAACTGGCAGTGCGCGTAAGGTCGGTTCCATGGGCTAAGTCGGTACAGGCCGGCGATGTGGTCGAGTCAATTCAGCAGGTTGAGGTCGGTTTGGATGGTGTGTTGGGTCAGCGGTGCTGGTCGGGTCGCTGAAGTTGGTTCGGGCAGTAATGTGGGTTGGAGACACCAGGTCAGGTCAGCGGTGCTAATCGAGTCGGTTCCTCGGGCCGATGGTGCGGGTCCATCGAGACTACAGGGCAGGTCAAGCGACCGCGGATTAGGTGGGCGGGTCGAAGGTGGTTGTTGCAAGGGTAGGGGCGAATGTCAGATCGGGTTGGCGTTAAGGGGGTTGGGGTGATAGATTTCAATTAATTTGCTAACCGAACACATTAAGAATTGAATTAAAAATTTCAGTTCTAACAAAATCTATTTCTATTGGAACGTTTAAAGTCTAATTCCAATTCCTTCAAATTACATTTCTATGCAAATTCTAATACCAAAACTTCAGCAAATACTAACATACCCGTTTATAAATTAAACATATCAACTCGAACCCATTTAAGATTTTTTTAAAAAGTTACTATTTAGATTTTATGGGGATTATGTAAAAGAACAATAAAATTTAAAGTTTGATGTCACTTAGCTCTTCATTTGCAACAACTTTATTCATTAAGTTCAACTACCTATTCCAATAATTTACAGGTAGTTTCTCTAATCTGAAGTTTGATATATAAAACTAAAATTTTTAATTGCGATTGCGCGATAAGAAAGCATAAAAGAAAAACATCaattaaaaaaatgtgttttgaGCATGGATTAattgtttgttttatttgttaCTCACATGACATAAACGAGTCGACCCGACAACATAATTTTATGTGAGGTGGTGGTGGAGTAGTAGTAAGGGAGAGACTTGGTGTTCTAAGGAACTCAGGTTCGATTCCTGTCCTCTTCATTATTTTCTGTGACCCCTGGTGATGATGGAAGAATAGGCGAATAGGTGGAGATCGTAATCCATTTGAAGGatctgttggccgttcaaaaaataaataaataaataaataaataaatatataaaccgGGTTTAAAATCATCTACTTAACCTGCCAAGCGAAGACTATTGATACCCATATAATATTTACTAATTCATAGTACAATGTAGATTTACATAGAGTGCACCAAAAAGAGGTCCACTTTTTCCAAGACGAAAGTGTTTTGAGAATGTCTAAATGACGTTATCCCTAAAAGCCAGATTAAAACTTTGACTGGTTCCCTGTTCCATTTGACCACCTAAAACTCAATAATCTCATTAACATGAACAAACAGATATGAAACTAGTGGATTATAAATTAAAATTACCAATTTATCATGAAGAAAGTAAACATATAGGTTCAAAATATACACGAGAAGGTGCCGTGTCCTTTTAGATAACCCAAATGACGGATTAACATGAGATGACCACCAAAGATGATAATATTATAAGTGAATGCGATTGGATGAAAGGAGGCAAAGTACTATTATAATAAAGTGTCTACAAGACCACCATTCTAAAACTACACTACAAACACATACATGcctaaatcaaaaaccctaaagcTTGAAGAAAGTTACGAGTTTTAACTTAAATTCACTTGATCATAAGGTTTTAGTTTACTCAGAAATCTTCCATAAAAGTATGCAAAGTCAATACCCGAACCCATAACCTTCAACGGATGGTGAAAACCGCTTTCTTGATGTTAAAACCATACGCCAAAGGATTGTTTTAGGTGCGTTCTTGACTTCTTCGATCCATTAGTTTCAAATGATGAGAGTAAACATCGCCTGCTAAATCTATCTCCCCCTTCATCTCACCCCTTGGTTCACACTACAAAACACACAAACTATAGAGCAAAGAGTCAGAAACGAAATCCGTCATTGTGATGGAAAACGTGTCACTAAGTAGACAAAGTTGTTGCTAATTCACATTTACAATGATTATGGGTCGCCAAAGTTGTTGAAGAACGTCTAGTTGCTAACATGTCACACCTGGTAAAAAGTTATGTCTTTTTTTAGTTGAAATTCAAAATTTACTTATACTATCCCAAAAGTTTCAAATGCATAAATAGTTGAAATTCAAAATTTACTTATAATATCCCAAAATGCATAAATGGACAACATATTCATAACTTGTTTAGATATTTATAAATATCTTACAACTTCATATAGTTTTGCCATGAGATTTTTTTACAAAGCAACTGTTTCAGCTTTTTGATAAatcttatatatataaaattatataagaGTTACTTGTTAAACTGTCAGCTAGGGGTCATGTGTTCATCACATCAAATTTCGAATTACTGACTTAATAGGGTAAACGATTCAAATTCGAAACTAGCATTCAAATatagaaatcaactaaaaaaGTTGATATCATTAAcgttatatattatattataataaaactaatatgTAATTTGAATATAAAATTTTAGTCGAATTGAAAACCACAAATTCAAATTAGATTAAAAAATCGAAATCTAAATTAAATCGAATGTTACGTTGATTAAAAAATTCAAAAGAGTTGAATCGAGTTTCAAGTTTTTTGAAACTGGTTCGAATATCCAACGTTACCATCGGCATAATTTTCTTGAAAATGGACTACAGTGACAAAACAACTTTTAATGATGATAAATTGATCAAGCAATGCTTTTAGCGACCCTGAACATTCTAAAAAAAGAATATTCTTACCACACAAAACAAAGATCAGGATGGTTATGCATTTTGATCAGGAGCCACTGCAGCTTTTATCCTTTCAACAGTGCACTTAATAAGACTATTAACTGTCGCGACTGAACCAAGCGATAGTTTCGCTGTAGGAACCGAATCAACAAGAATCTGAAACGCAACAGTCAGTAAAGATCCACCATTACCGACCTCTAGAATTGTCCCCCCTTGATGTTTTACTCCCCCATCTGGAAGTATAGCAAAACCAGATGGTAATAAAGCCACATAATCAGGGTCACCGCCACTTAACACCACATTCATCGCTGCAATATCTACCGGAGCATAGATAACATACGAACCCGTTGAATCATTTGAACTCTCCTGAAGTATAAGCATGTTTCCCTGGCTAGAATTCGCGCTCTAGAACAAGGTTTAATTAAAAATCAAGAGTCTAGTATACGGCACATGCATATTCAAGAAATTTTTCTGTTTAATGATGTTGAAAGCTTACATTGACGCGTAGAAGCGATACACAGTTTCCTGGATCACGGCCGTTAGCGATATGCGCCATTTCTTGAACCAGTCCACCGTTTGAGAGAATGTCCCACTGCAGATATATGTAAAATAGAATCCATAAATATAGGTCACTAGAAAAAACTGATTCTGTTGGAAAAAATGTTATAGGAAACTTTTTCCGACATTAAGCGCCCCCACCAACCAATTCCACGGCCAACATGAGAGAGGCAAATCACTGTGTCCCAGGACAGGTGGGTGGTGCTCAGGTGTGATCGTGAATCCTCCACAACATATTTCAACCTCTTTACCACTGGGGCACGACATGGGGACGATAATTTTATCGGTGACGTTCAGTGAAGTAAAATGAAAGTAAATTTTATCCAAGTTGTTACCTCGCTCCTTGAGTTTTCATCACGAAGAaaatcaaaaacttgttttggtGGAACTGGAAGCCAAAACGATGTAGCAGCACTTAGCACAATACCAGGAGGCCTGCCTGGATCATCAACACTCTTTCTAGTCATAACACGGACATCATCTGCACCACTACCGGATAAAGTTGTCCATGTATGAGTTGTTGAAGCTCCAACACCACTACAAAAACTCAAAACCATTCTCTCGGAAAGTTTCAACATGCTCTTCCGCCCTTCTAGAGTTGTTATAACTGTCAAAATGTTGTTTGTTATGGTCAATCATCGATCAAACATATGTATAGTTCAACCATGTTATTTCATACCATAGAAAATAAGACATAATACTGAAGGTATTAGTTTCGACTGATTTACTTATAAacatgggcgaagcttttaaggggcgggagggggtGGCCGACCTCCCGATCTTTTCGCTCAGTactggagagtatgtagtttttgtatagaaatttttgggtataaacgttttcgaccccccagttttctagaaatttttaggtccggtgacttccgccCCCTCGgttggaaatctcaagcttcgccactgcttaTAAATAGCCTAAATGAAACATCTGAGACAAGTTAAAGTAATACCTAGCGCATAAAATCTCTTCATACATTTTAATTTAACGAAACAATATAGTTTTTATTAACGTATGACACTAAATAttaggaaaaaaaattaaacttttgCACAACCCATTACTAATAAAGTTGATTGTTGAACTCCTCTAATTAATAAGTTATTTCTTTACCTCCAACGTCCCCTCCAGGAATATTGCTAGCCATCGCGCTTGCAAGCCGTTCACATCGTCTGTCAAGCGTTGCTACCCATCGTCTGGCCCCAAATGCTAAACCAGAATTCACTAGTGACCGATAGATGTCATGAACAGCTCTATCATCGACTTCAACATGTTCAACCCATGTGACCTAAATGACAAAATCCGAACATGAACCTTCGAATTTAGGTTGTATTAAGACgtttttctttcattgtaattAGTAACATTGGCAAATAAGTTGTAGTTAGCATGGATTATTAATATTTTTCCCCAAATATATAGTATTACTAGACTACACTCCTACTGGTAGAATAAATCAAAACAATCCAAAATTTGGCCAAGAGTTTCACCTTCGAATATCCATTTGGAAGTTCTTCAATCAAACAACCCGATGGCCTTCTTCTAGATCTTGCGGTTGTGGAAGGGCGCAAGTTGTCCAAAGATACATCAACCACGGCCCATAACCCATCAGTATGTTGTTTGCAGTACCTAACAAAATAGTATTCTCGGGTTGGTACAAGTGGTGAAGGAACTTGATACTCTGATGTCATCTGAAAAATACATATCAATCGGGTTAACTTCAAATCGACTAAAAAGATGCAAAGAATTGTACAATTGCAGACTTTTTCCAGCTCTTGGACTACTAAACAAATAAGTGAGGTTTGATTCCGTCGATGAATTGAAGGACGTTATGAcaatattttaattttatattttttttgttttttcttaaaTTGATTTATTTTCTAAATTTAAATACACGtgaacatatttaaaaaaaaagaatcgCATAAAACctaattataataaaattaaatttgTTGTAGTGAGCTGAGTATGCCTATTCTTTCTATCATTAACTGTGATATCAACTTATTGTTTAATGTACATTTCATTTATACATGTGAACTATTGAATTGTTAATAAATGAACCAGTATGTGTCCATACAACTTGTAGAGCTCCATTGTAGTTTCCAGCCACTCCAGTTGAAAGAACTTCTACAGTTATTGCTCTTGATACAATCCCAGAAAACACATTTGACCACTGATTCTGCAAAATCATTATTAAATTAGTGTTTATAATCTAACTTAAATCAAATCAATCGTGATTTTAATAGAAAAATTTAGTCTTATCGCGTACCACATCCATTAGAATTTCTACAAGATTAATATGATTCATGATGACAACCGCGGATTCCTTTGAAGCTTCGGATTTCAATCCCATCTGCTTCGGTCCAATGCCTCTAGGAAACATTTGCGAGTAATGTTCTTCGTTTAAGGTCTCTGATGAGTTGTCAGAGCTTCGAATCCACAAAGGCTCATCAGACTGAGCCATTCTAACCAGTTCCTCCATAGCAGCAACCGCTAGTTCGATTATAACTGGCTTCTCAGCCTCAGTAGGAGCTGAAACTGACCTGAGAAGGTTGCTGGTTCCAAACATCTCATCTGCTATTGCGGGTTGTGGACTAAAACTACCAATGGGTAGATCAAGAGAGCGTGGTGGTCCATTGGGTGAGAGATTAGGATAAGTTAACAATGGTTTGCCAACATATTTTGCAGCAATTCCAGATATCCTATCAATCTGTTGAACACACAAAATAAAAGAATCTAGCTTTAGAAACAAAGTTGCAATTACAAGCAAAACTGAAGGATGGGTGGTCATTTACTAGAATTTTCTAAAAACACAGGCAAATTTTTCTTTTTTACGAAAATGGTAATTTTAAATGGTCCATGTAAGggataaaatatataataaacatgTGTAAAGTGTGTAGATAGAATAGAATGAATACAGAATTCACACTCATCGGTGTATAAAGATAAAATAACAAGCCCATACTCAAAAGCATGAAGATTTATTTAGTGGAGATCTTGCCAATTCTTCTTTTTATGAGAATTTAACGAAAAAATCGTCACAACATATCTTTTAAACAATATTTCTACGCACTTATGTTTTTGAATATGTATATTCAGATGCATTGTAAAGCAACTGATGCTAGAAAAAATTGCCATTTGCATTTTATATTTCAACTCATTCAAATTGTTCATTTGTGTTGCCATATTTTAGAGGCAAAAAATCAGTGATTCAAAAGATTGATTACTTGTTTTCATAAAGAATTATTACAAAACAGAAAACCTTATTAATTATGTTCTTAGGGGTTTGATTGATATATTACCTCTTCTCGTAGGCGAGCATTTTCGATTCTGAGATGTTGTTCATCGAATGACATCTCCCCGATGGCCGCAGGGCCACCACAGTTGGGGCAGGTAGCATTGGTGAGGGCTTCTTTGTACCGTATGTTCTCCATTCGTAGCTTTTCATTCTCATTTCTAAGCTGTGAGTTCTCATGGCGTTCGTGTTGAGCCTAAATTAACAAGACAAGATACAACATTAGGAGCTGGATAGGTTTAAAATCTTTCAAGACAAAATACAGCATTAGCAGCCAGATAGGTTTAATATCTTTCCTGACATAATACAACATTAGACGCTAGATATGTTTGATATCTTTGAAGATATAAGAATGTTTCTGATAGTATTTAATTCAACTGATCTTTACTGTGCATCTTAAATTAGTACTCATCACTCATAAGCTCAAGTCTAATGTAGAAGAAAAGCAGAACGTGTCCAACCCTTTGGTAGATGGTGGAGGTGGCAAAATGTATGGTTTGATAAGTTGGGTAACATGTTGAAACAGATAACTTTAGTTTGGTTCTGGTTGGGTAAAGCCATGCCAACCTTTAAACActtttttgtctttcttttttcTTCAGTCTTTAAAATAATTAATGTTTTCAATGTGTAAACATAAAAAAGTATTGTTACAAAGATGATCTACTTTttgaaataaagagtttatacgGTGTAATTACATTGTGGCTACTAACTTTTTTGGAATAAAAGGTTTGGAAAGGTAACCTTTCTCAAGTAATATACACATCTGATCCCTTAACAAGAaagtataaaaataatatttttaaagtGGAACTATTTATTTTGAGAAAgtacaaaaaatatttttaaagcTTTAAAGTGGAACTATTTATGTTTTGTGTGTAAAATATACCTTCATTTGAGTTCTCTTGTTTTGAAACCAAAACTTGACTTGCAAAGGTTCTAAAGATAGTCTTCTTCCAAGTTCTTTCCTTTGTTTATCATCTGGATGTGGGCATTCTTTGAAAAACCTATTTTCAACAAATATTAATTAAATGTGCACCAATATTaactaaaaaaccaaaaaaaaaaaaagggatgAACAAAACTTCCAAAAGAGCATTTAGAACTAATGAACTTACGACTCGAGTTCTTGGATTTGATGTTGAGTGTGACG of Helianthus annuus cultivar XRQ/B chromosome 1, HanXRQr2.0-SUNRISE, whole genome shotgun sequence contains these proteins:
- the LOC110944581 gene encoding homeobox-leucine zipper protein MERISTEM L1 gives rise to the protein MYQPNMFESHHHHLLDMSHKAQENELDMLRDEDYESKSGTDIMDAPSGDDQDPNQRPNKKKRYHRHTQHQIQELESFFKECPHPDDKQRKELGRRLSLEPLQVKFWFQNKRTQMKAQHERHENSQLRNENEKLRMENIRYKEALTNATCPNCGGPAAIGEMSFDEQHLRIENARLREEIDRISGIAAKYVGKPLLTYPNLSPNGPPRSLDLPIGSFSPQPAIADEMFGTSNLLRSVSAPTEAEKPVIIELAVAAMEELVRMAQSDEPLWIRSSDNSSETLNEEHYSQMFPRGIGPKQMGLKSEASKESAVVIMNHINLVEILMDVNQWSNVFSGIVSRAITVEVLSTGVAGNYNGALQVMTSEYQVPSPLVPTREYYFVRYCKQHTDGLWAVVDVSLDNLRPSTTARSRRRPSGCLIEELPNGYSKVTWVEHVEVDDRAVHDIYRSLVNSGLAFGARRWVATLDRRCERLASAMASNIPGGDVGVITTLEGRKSMLKLSERMVLSFCSGVGASTTHTWTTLSGSGADDVRVMTRKSVDDPGRPPGIVLSAATSFWLPVPPKQVFDFLRDENSRSEWDILSNGGLVQEMAHIANGRDPGNCVSLLRVNSANSSQGNMLILQESSNDSTGSYVIYAPVDIAAMNVVLSGGDPDYVALLPSGFAILPDGGVKHQGGTILEVGNGGSLLTVAFQILVDSVPTAKLSLGSVATVNSLIKCTVERIKAAVAPDQNA